The Deinococcus koreensis genome window below encodes:
- the tsaB gene encoding tRNA (adenosine(37)-N6)-threonylcarbamoyltransferase complex dimerization subunit type 1 TsaB, protein MTHPEPAPVTLALDTATPFLTLALAWAGGERAVSREVGRAHAEELPGAARALFEQAGLPFRAQTIVIGTGPGSYTGVRVGASYALGLASVWGARVLGVCTLEALVRGDGPQGVSLDARKGNVYSAVYGVQGGVVTSALHAPARRPLDEFGGLLGGLPHHHDLAPAGLALLRAGLAHGAPDWALAYL, encoded by the coding sequence ATGACCCACCCGGAACCCGCCCCCGTGACCCTGGCGCTGGACACCGCCACGCCGTTCCTGACCCTGGCCCTGGCCTGGGCCGGCGGGGAGCGCGCGGTCTCGCGCGAGGTCGGGCGCGCCCACGCCGAGGAGTTGCCCGGCGCGGCGCGGGCGCTGTTCGAGCAGGCCGGGCTGCCCTTCCGAGCCCAGACCATCGTGATCGGCACCGGCCCCGGCTCGTATACCGGCGTGCGGGTGGGCGCGAGCTACGCGCTGGGGCTGGCCTCGGTGTGGGGCGCGCGGGTGCTGGGGGTCTGCACCCTGGAGGCGCTGGTGCGGGGCGACGGCCCCCAGGGCGTGTCGCTCGACGCTCGCAAGGGCAACGTGTACAGCGCGGTGTACGGCGTGCAGGGCGGCGTGGTGACCTCGGCCCTGCACGCCCCGGCCAGGCGCCCCCTGGATGAGTTCGGGGGGCTGCTGGGCGGTCTCCCCCACCACCACGACCTCGCTCCGGCCGGGCTGGCCCTGCTGCGGGCGGGACTCGCCCACGGCGCGCCGGACTGGGCGCTGGCCTACCTGTGA
- a CDS encoding CAP domain-containing protein, with amino-acid sequence MIKSTPALLPLALSLLLASCGQVAQPTAAPTPSTSPAAQPQPAAGAGELKAQAVAGSTTLSAGQTRQFTVTIGGQPAQTGQLVWTTSNAGVASVTQSGLVTARAAGTATVRTAMASNPAAFIDFPIVVQAATTTTPPPTTPPSTTPSGTFAQRVLALTNAARAQARTCGTASYAATTPLAYNAALEKAAQAHAADMAAKNYFSHTSQDGRSFSQRITAAGYSWTRIAENIAAGQTTPDSVVAGWLQSPGHCANIMNPALRELGVGYAQGGSYGHYWVQDFGTR; translated from the coding sequence ATGATCAAGTCGACCCCTGCCCTGCTTCCCCTCGCCCTGAGCCTGCTGCTCGCCTCCTGCGGTCAGGTGGCCCAGCCCACTGCCGCGCCCACCCCCAGCACCTCCCCGGCCGCCCAGCCCCAGCCGGCGGCGGGCGCTGGTGAGCTGAAGGCGCAGGCCGTGGCCGGCAGCACCACCCTGAGCGCCGGGCAGACCCGGCAGTTCACCGTGACGATCGGCGGCCAGCCCGCGCAGACCGGACAGCTGGTGTGGACGACCAGCAACGCCGGGGTCGCCAGCGTGACCCAGAGCGGTCTGGTCACCGCCCGGGCCGCCGGCACCGCCACGGTTCGCACCGCGATGGCCAGCAACCCCGCCGCGTTCATCGATTTCCCGATCGTCGTGCAGGCGGCCACCACGACCACGCCGCCCCCCACCACCCCGCCCAGCACGACCCCCAGCGGCACCTTCGCCCAGCGCGTGCTGGCGCTGACCAACGCCGCCCGCGCGCAGGCGCGAACCTGTGGCACCGCGTCCTACGCTGCCACCACGCCGCTGGCCTACAACGCCGCGCTGGAGAAGGCCGCCCAGGCCCACGCCGCCGACATGGCCGCCAAGAACTACTTCTCGCACACCAGCCAGGACGGCCGCAGCTTCTCGCAGCGCATCACGGCCGCCGGCTACTCCTGGACGCGCATCGCCGAGAACATCGCCGCCGGGCAGACCACTCCGGACAGCGTGGTCGCCGGCTGGCTCCAGAGCCCCGGCCACTGCGCCAACATCATGAACCCGGCCCTGAGGGAACTGGGCGTGGGCTACGCGCAGGGCGGTTCCTACGGCCACTACTGGGTGCAGGACTTCGGCACCCGGTAA
- a CDS encoding YrhB domain-containing protein, producing the protein MQVVIFDGFTQEKPYGWVCFVNSVIHQETPDFQDLLVGGGPLIVRRATGEHHAFGSGCTLKMYEAGTIPYDTRVDMDDDATL; encoded by the coding sequence GTGCAAGTCGTCATCTTCGACGGGTTCACGCAGGAAAAACCATACGGCTGGGTCTGCTTCGTGAACAGCGTCATCCATCAGGAGACACCCGATTTTCAGGATCTGCTGGTCGGAGGTGGCCCGCTGATCGTCCGGCGGGCCACGGGCGAACACCACGCTTTCGGCAGTGGCTGCACACTGAAGATGTACGAGGCTGGCACCATCCCGTATGACACCAGGGTGGACATGGATGATGACGCGACCTTGTAG
- a CDS encoding cytochrome P450, giving the protein MTSAIPESQSATGPTSQGRCPFPHGAVSLTRRPEVATPPGAPIAQDERDIYRVHDFKVAREVLRSEGLVQAGFGADMVTQLSALRHQPVLYAEGEEHHEMRRDTARYFTPTSVAAYQPFIARLADQLVGRLAVRGELDLDELSLTLAVQVAAQVVGLTDSVLPGLQRRVMAFVEGEGDSEPGAPNTQTPLAKLHQLVDVPLFYTLDVRPAIQARRRERRDDLISHLIDKEYSDLEILTECLTYGTAGMVTTREFISVAVWHLLRHPELRADYVHGTEGERHAILHEILRLEPVVNTLYRRTVSDLMVGDQLIPQGSVLALNIQNTNSDPAVAGEDAGQLCPGRALPRGVQAPMLSFGDGHHRCPGAFLAIRETDALLRRLLIWNDLRIVREPTMTYNEVIKGYELRGFRIALG; this is encoded by the coding sequence ATGACCAGCGCCATCCCAGAAAGCCAGTCCGCCACCGGCCCGACCTCCCAGGGCCGGTGCCCGTTTCCCCACGGCGCCGTCTCGCTGACCCGCCGGCCCGAGGTCGCCACCCCCCCGGGCGCGCCCATAGCGCAGGACGAGCGCGACATCTACCGCGTGCACGACTTCAAGGTGGCCCGCGAGGTGCTGCGCTCCGAGGGCTTGGTGCAGGCCGGCTTCGGCGCCGACATGGTGACCCAGCTCAGTGCCCTCAGGCACCAGCCGGTGCTGTACGCCGAGGGCGAGGAGCACCACGAGATGCGCCGCGACACCGCGCGCTACTTCACGCCGACCTCGGTGGCGGCGTACCAGCCCTTCATCGCCCGGCTGGCCGACCAGTTGGTGGGCAGACTCGCCGTGCGGGGCGAACTCGATCTCGACGAGCTGAGCCTGACGCTGGCCGTGCAGGTGGCCGCTCAGGTGGTGGGCCTGACCGACAGCGTCCTGCCCGGCCTCCAGCGCCGCGTGATGGCTTTCGTCGAGGGCGAGGGCGACAGTGAGCCGGGCGCTCCCAACACCCAGACGCCCCTGGCGAAGCTGCACCAGCTGGTGGATGTCCCGCTGTTCTACACGCTGGACGTGAGGCCCGCCATCCAAGCCCGCCGCAGGGAGCGCCGCGACGACCTGATCAGCCACCTGATCGACAAGGAGTACAGCGACCTGGAAATCCTGACCGAGTGCCTGACCTACGGCACGGCCGGCATGGTCACCACCCGCGAGTTCATCTCGGTGGCGGTGTGGCACCTGCTCAGGCATCCGGAACTGCGTGCCGACTACGTGCACGGCACGGAGGGCGAGCGCCACGCCATCCTGCACGAGATCCTGCGGCTGGAGCCGGTCGTGAACACCCTCTATCGGCGCACGGTGAGCGACCTTATGGTCGGGGATCAGCTCATCCCGCAGGGCAGCGTGCTGGCGCTGAACATCCAGAACACCAACAGCGATCCGGCCGTGGCGGGCGAGGACGCGGGCCAGCTGTGCCCCGGCCGCGCCCTGCCGCGCGGGGTGCAGGCGCCCATGCTGTCCTTCGGCGACGGCCACCACCGCTGCCCCGGCGCCTTCCTGGCGATCCGCGAGACCGACGCGCTGCTGCGGAGATTGCTGATCTGGAACGACCTGCGGATCGTGCGCGAGCCGACCATGACCTACAACGAGGTCATCAAGGGCTATGAGCTGCGCGGCTTCCGGATCGCGCTGGGGTAG
- a CDS encoding MarR family winged helix-turn-helix transcriptional regulator, producing the protein MPPSADPRSGRPPDPSAQPPSPQLPSSQPLRFLNAYWAVWQGLSGRVNGELLRLHGLDLRAFIALSYVQGAPTSPGELARVLDVPRYEMTRILDRLTGLQAITRTTDPANARSRRLEVTLSGQSLWDAALQTVTTLVQPSLQALGPGLEPLTAGLERLASLSQSALPTDLAPKETP; encoded by the coding sequence GTGCCTCCATCTGCCGATCCACGCTCAGGGCGACCGCCCGATCCCAGTGCCCAGCCGCCCAGCCCCCAGCTGCCCAGCTCCCAGCCCCTGCGCTTCCTGAACGCCTACTGGGCGGTGTGGCAGGGCCTGTCGGGCCGTGTGAACGGCGAACTGCTGCGCCTGCACGGGCTCGACCTGCGGGCCTTCATTGCCCTGAGTTATGTGCAGGGCGCCCCGACCTCGCCGGGCGAGCTGGCGCGCGTGCTGGACGTGCCCCGCTACGAGATGACCCGCATTCTCGACCGCCTGACGGGGCTGCAGGCCATCACCCGTACCACCGATCCGGCGAATGCCCGCTCGCGCCGCCTGGAGGTCACGCTGTCCGGGCAGAGCCTCTGGGACGCCGCACTGCAGACCGTGACCACCCTGGTTCAGCCGTCACTGCAGGCGCTCGGGCCGGGGCTGGAGCCGTTGACCGCCGGCCTCGAACGCCTCGCCTCGCTGAGCCAGAGCGCCCTGCCCACCGACCTTGCCCCCAAGGAGACCCCATGA
- a CDS encoding cytochrome P450 — protein sequence MTAPRAALPAGLFAPDILADPYPMYADLRARSGAFWQAHPQGEGGMWMFTRHADVEQVLKDTRLTKDASRVRDVGAQAMPGHMLDRDPPDHTRMRKLVAHAFTPRVIEEQEGHIRDIARTLLEQVAPGEPFEAMTGYAMPLPVIVIAELLGVPPEDRELFRRWSGDFIDGGDFATATPESAARAQQGIMALGQYFGELVETRRAQPRDDLISHLVRAEDELGALRPGELVSNCLLLVIAGHETTVNLIGNGLKALLDHPQELERLRAQPALMPGAIEEMLRYDPPVQRALFRAALEDVEIGGQHVGQGEQVSAIIGAANRDPAAFVEPDRFDIGRSPNRHLSFGRGLHFCLGAPLAKLEARVAFEEVLKVFPRMELKSFTRRPSTMFRGLGELWVESG from the coding sequence ATGACGGCTCCCCGCGCTGCTCTCCCCGCCGGCCTCTTCGCCCCGGACATCCTGGCCGATCCCTACCCCATGTACGCCGACCTGCGCGCCCGGAGCGGCGCCTTCTGGCAGGCGCACCCGCAGGGCGAGGGCGGCATGTGGATGTTCACCCGCCACGCGGACGTGGAACAGGTGCTGAAAGACACGCGGCTGACCAAGGACGCCAGCAGGGTGCGCGACGTGGGCGCCCAGGCCATGCCCGGCCACATGCTCGACCGCGACCCGCCGGACCATACCCGGATGCGGAAGCTGGTGGCCCACGCCTTCACGCCGCGCGTGATCGAGGAGCAGGAGGGGCACATCCGCGACATCGCCCGCACGCTGCTGGAACAGGTGGCGCCGGGCGAGCCCTTCGAGGCCATGACGGGCTACGCCATGCCCCTGCCGGTGATCGTGATCGCGGAGCTGCTGGGCGTGCCCCCGGAAGACCGCGAGCTGTTCCGCCGCTGGTCCGGCGACTTCATCGACGGCGGCGACTTCGCCACCGCCACGCCGGAGTCGGCGGCGCGGGCGCAGCAGGGGATCATGGCGCTGGGGCAGTATTTCGGCGAACTGGTCGAGACACGCCGCGCCCAGCCCAGGGACGACCTGATCAGCCACCTCGTGCGCGCCGAGGACGAACTGGGCGCCCTGCGGCCCGGCGAGCTGGTGTCGAACTGCCTGCTGCTGGTCATCGCCGGGCACGAGACGACCGTGAACCTGATCGGCAACGGCCTGAAGGCCCTGCTCGACCACCCGCAGGAGCTGGAGCGCCTGCGCGCCCAGCCCGCGCTGATGCCCGGCGCCATCGAGGAGATGCTGCGCTACGACCCGCCCGTGCAGCGCGCCCTGTTCCGCGCCGCGCTGGAGGACGTCGAGATCGGCGGCCAGCACGTGGGGCAGGGCGAGCAGGTCAGCGCCATCATCGGGGCTGCCAACCGCGACCCGGCCGCCTTCGTAGAGCCCGACCGCTTCGACATCGGGCGCAGCCCCAACCGCCACCTCTCGTTCGGGCGCGGCCTGCACTTCTGCCTGGGCGCCCCGCTGGCGAAGCTGGAAGCCCGCGTGGCCTTCGAGGAAGTCCTGAAGGTGTTTCCGCGGATGGAGCTGAAGTCGTTCACCCGCCGCCCGAGCACGATGTTCAGGGGGCTGGGGGAGTTGTGGGTGGAGTCGGGTTGA
- a CDS encoding AmiS/UreI family transporter, giving the protein MVPIALMLYAAVLFINALFLLGRLEGKDVGPMNLIAGVLGILAAFFIFTSDPKGGATFAAVLVGTFAIVYLLVGAALVWGYSAATAGYYSIFGAIVCVLFAFNVLAADGRLAAMSLSYGVLFVLFAAVLAFGKSLQQITGFYTLAVVFGALVLPSFMMLTGRW; this is encoded by the coding sequence ATGGTTCCGATCGCGCTCATGCTGTATGCCGCCGTGCTGTTCATCAACGCGCTGTTCCTGCTGGGCCGGCTGGAGGGTAAGGATGTCGGCCCCATGAACCTGATCGCCGGTGTGCTGGGTATCCTGGCCGCGTTCTTCATCTTCACCTCCGATCCCAAGGGCGGAGCCACCTTCGCGGCAGTGCTGGTCGGCACCTTCGCCATCGTGTACCTGCTGGTCGGGGCGGCACTGGTGTGGGGCTACTCGGCGGCCACGGCGGGCTATTACTCGATCTTCGGCGCCATCGTGTGCGTGCTGTTCGCCTTCAACGTCCTGGCTGCCGATGGACGGCTGGCGGCCATGTCTCTCAGCTACGGCGTGCTGTTCGTGCTGTTCGCCGCCGTGCTGGCCTTTGGAAAGTCCTTGCAGCAGATCACCGGCTTCTACACGTTGGCCGTGGTCTTCGGCGCGCTGGTACTGCCATCGTTCATGATGCTGACCGGCCGCTGGTAA
- a CDS encoding acyl-CoA carboxylase subunit beta — protein MTQPSVELQELIAAMEQRRTKVELGGGEDRQRKQREGGKLTARERIDKLLDPGSFLEMSTFVQHARNRLMDGVEAPGEGVVTGSGTIGGRQVFVFSQDFTVLGGSLGKRNAMKVTKIMDLAAKTGCPVIGLNDSAGARIQEGVDSLSGYGEIFYRNAIYSGSVPQISAILGPCAGGAVYSPALTDFVLMSRGSSYMFITGPEVIKSVTREDVTFDTLGGADVHTRKSGVAHLAYDGDEAVLQGIRDLLKYLPQNAREKPPTRECSDPASRRNDRLLELVTPDQRKPYAMHDVIHELIDSGEFLEIQPDWARNIIVGFAHLNGEPVGIVANNPKQMAGTLNIDASDKAARFIRTCDCYNIPLLTLVDVTGFLPGTAQEYGGIIRHGAKMLYAYAEATVPKVTLITRKSYGGAYLAMNSRDMGADVVYAWPTAAVAVMGAEGAANIVYRKEIKESQNPAATRAELVAHYKETFDNPYIAAAKGYIDDVIPMEETRARLIQTFAMLKDKEEARPYKKHGNMPL, from the coding sequence ATGACCCAGCCCAGCGTAGAGCTTCAGGAACTGATCGCGGCCATGGAACAGCGCCGCACCAAGGTGGAACTCGGCGGCGGCGAGGATCGGCAGCGCAAGCAGCGCGAGGGCGGCAAGCTGACCGCCCGCGAGCGCATCGACAAGCTGCTCGACCCCGGCTCTTTTCTGGAGATGAGCACCTTCGTCCAGCACGCCCGCAACCGCCTGATGGACGGCGTGGAGGCCCCCGGCGAGGGCGTGGTCACCGGCTCGGGCACCATCGGCGGCCGGCAGGTCTTCGTGTTCTCCCAGGATTTCACCGTGCTGGGCGGTTCCCTGGGCAAGCGCAACGCCATGAAGGTCACCAAGATCATGGATCTCGCCGCCAAGACCGGTTGCCCGGTGATCGGGCTGAACGACTCGGCCGGGGCGCGCATTCAGGAGGGCGTGGACTCGCTCTCCGGCTACGGCGAGATCTTCTACCGCAACGCCATCTACTCGGGCTCGGTGCCGCAGATCAGCGCCATCCTGGGGCCGTGTGCGGGCGGCGCGGTGTACTCGCCCGCCCTGACCGATTTCGTGCTGATGAGCCGGGGCAGTTCCTACATGTTCATCACTGGCCCGGAAGTTATCAAGAGCGTGACCCGCGAAGACGTCACCTTCGACACCCTGGGCGGCGCCGACGTGCACACCCGCAAGTCCGGGGTGGCCCACCTCGCCTATGACGGCGACGAGGCCGTGCTGCAGGGCATCCGCGACCTGCTGAAATACCTGCCGCAGAACGCCCGCGAGAAGCCGCCGACCCGCGAGTGCAGCGACCCCGCGAGCCGCCGCAACGACCGCCTGCTGGAACTCGTCACGCCGGATCAGCGCAAGCCCTACGCCATGCACGACGTCATCCACGAGCTGATCGACAGCGGCGAGTTCCTGGAAATCCAGCCCGACTGGGCCAGGAACATCATCGTGGGCTTCGCGCACCTGAACGGCGAGCCGGTGGGTATCGTCGCCAACAACCCCAAGCAGATGGCGGGCACGCTGAACATCGACGCCTCCGACAAGGCCGCGCGCTTCATCCGCACCTGCGACTGCTACAACATCCCCCTGCTGACCCTGGTGGACGTGACCGGGTTCCTGCCCGGCACCGCCCAGGAATACGGCGGGATCATCCGCCACGGCGCCAAGATGCTGTACGCCTACGCCGAGGCCACGGTGCCCAAGGTCACGCTGATCACCCGCAAGAGCTACGGCGGCGCGTACCTCGCCATGAACTCCCGCGACATGGGCGCCGACGTGGTGTACGCCTGGCCCACCGCCGCCGTGGCCGTGATGGGCGCCGAGGGGGCCGCGAACATCGTGTACCGCAAGGAGATCAAGGAGTCCCAGAACCCGGCCGCCACCCGCGCGGAACTGGTCGCGCACTACAAGGAGACCTTCGACAATCCCTACATCGCCGCCGCCAAGGGCTACATCGACGACGTGATCCCGATGGAGGAGACGCGGGCGAGGTTGATCCAGACCTTTGCCATGCTGAAGGACAAGGAAGAGGCTCGGCCGTACAAGAAGCACGGAAATATGCCGCTGTAA
- a CDS encoding general stress protein encodes MTQPDPRAALIPDQSARVSVATYATYPEAQRAMDYLSDQRFPVERMAIVGEGLKTIEQVTGRLDWGRAASLGFGQGMGIGLFVGLLFGLLGLGGGNLLYAIGYGIVMGAITGLAWSLVGYAMSGGRRDFTSIGGMRADQYVLLADAAVAEQARALLGAMPAR; translated from the coding sequence ATGACCCAGCCCGACCCCCGCGCCGCCCTGATTCCCGACCAGTCCGCCCGCGTGAGCGTGGCGACCTACGCCACCTACCCGGAGGCGCAGCGGGCCATGGACTACCTGAGCGACCAGCGCTTCCCGGTGGAGCGCATGGCCATCGTGGGCGAGGGCCTGAAGACCATCGAGCAGGTCACGGGCCGCCTGGACTGGGGGCGCGCCGCCTCCCTGGGCTTCGGCCAGGGCATGGGCATCGGGCTGTTCGTGGGGCTGCTGTTCGGGCTGCTGGGGCTGGGCGGCGGCAATCTGCTGTACGCCATCGGCTACGGCATCGTGATGGGCGCCATCACCGGTCTGGCCTGGAGTCTGGTGGGCTACGCCATGTCGGGCGGACGGCGCGATTTCACGTCCATCGGCGGGATGCGCGCCGACCAGTACGTGCTGCTGGCCGACGCGGCGGTGGCCGAACAGGCCCGGGCGCTGCTGGGCGCCATGCCGGCGCGCTGA
- the xpt gene encoding xanthine phosphoribosyltransferase, with the protein MESLVQAIREQGVILPGGFLKVDGLVNHQLLPHLTREMGQQFAARFRPLAPNKVLTIEVSGIAPAISAAMELGVPMVYARKKKPLTMKEPAFTAQSVSRTKGGTVDLFISSEFLGAGDRVVVIDDFLASGGTLRALSGIIAQSGATLLGLGCVVEKQFEEGRAKLADLNVPIHTLANIVRMSEAEGIVVEAGR; encoded by the coding sequence ATGGAGTCTCTGGTGCAGGCCATCCGCGAGCAGGGCGTCATCCTTCCCGGCGGTTTCCTGAAGGTCGACGGGCTGGTCAACCATCAACTGCTGCCCCACCTGACGCGCGAGATGGGGCAGCAGTTCGCCGCGCGCTTCAGGCCGCTGGCCCCCAACAAGGTGCTGACCATCGAGGTCAGCGGCATCGCGCCGGCCATCTCGGCGGCCATGGAACTGGGCGTGCCGATGGTGTACGCCCGCAAGAAGAAGCCGCTGACCATGAAGGAGCCCGCGTTTACGGCCCAGTCGGTCAGCCGCACCAAGGGCGGCACGGTCGACCTGTTCATCTCGTCCGAGTTCCTGGGCGCGGGCGACCGGGTGGTGGTCATCGACGACTTCCTGGCCTCGGGCGGCACGCTGCGGGCGCTGTCGGGGATCATCGCCCAGAGCGGGGCCACGCTGCTGGGCCTGGGCTGCGTGGTGGAAAAGCAGTTCGAGGAGGGCCGCGCCAAACTCGCCGACCTGAACGTGCCCATCCACACCCTGGCGAACATCGTCCGCATGAGCGAGGCGGAGGGGATCGTGGTGGAGGCGGGGCGCTGA
- a CDS encoding phosphotransferase family protein: MPDLPDLTPAELDAFTRLYGLQGPLERLPSVGIVNRVYAGTLRGARVVLRVPMPGDHDDTLTESAAVPAAFQAGIRTPELLIFDDERRVVDAPVTVYAFAEGRSLEGYGWAPGDRRLTRAWREAGRELAALHAGVTAAPDPHGRLEVIAPVNTGRTLQRVTQGGHLARQEAEWATCTVARLLQENPPPTTPAFLHNDLHAGNLMVTEGGEVTALIDWGDAGWGDPVLDLCYAGPLAAPDLLRGYEDVTGLDGGARLRLLAYLLNDATRRLTTPPNPDAPQLWYTHPGTALTQLLRVAPQFPQWAAELGR, from the coding sequence ATGCCCGACCTCCCCGACCTGACCCCGGCCGAACTGGACGCCTTCACCCGCCTCTATGGCCTGCAGGGGCCGCTGGAGCGGCTGCCGTCGGTGGGCATCGTGAACCGGGTCTACGCGGGGACACTCCGGGGGGCGCGGGTCGTGCTGCGGGTGCCCATGCCGGGCGACCACGACGACACGCTGACCGAGAGCGCCGCCGTGCCCGCCGCCTTCCAGGCCGGCATCCGCACGCCCGAACTGCTGATCTTCGACGACGAGCGCCGTGTGGTCGACGCGCCCGTGACCGTCTATGCCTTCGCCGAGGGCCGCAGTCTGGAGGGCTACGGCTGGGCCCCCGGCGACCGGCGCCTGACCCGTGCCTGGAGGGAGGCCGGGCGTGAGCTGGCGGCGCTGCACGCGGGCGTGACGGCCGCGCCCGATCCGCACGGGCGGCTGGAGGTGATCGCGCCCGTGAACACCGGGCGCACCCTCCAGCGGGTGACCCAGGGTGGCCACCTGGCCCGGCAGGAGGCCGAGTGGGCGACCTGCACGGTGGCCCGGCTGCTGCAGGAGAATCCTCCCCCCACCACCCCCGCCTTCCTGCACAACGACCTGCACGCCGGCAACCTGATGGTGACGGAGGGCGGCGAGGTCACGGCGCTGATCGACTGGGGCGACGCCGGCTGGGGCGACCCGGTGCTCGACCTGTGTTACGCCGGGCCGCTCGCCGCGCCCGATCTGCTGCGCGGCTACGAGGACGTGACCGGGCTGGACGGCGGCGCCCGGCTGCGCCTGCTGGCCTACCTGCTGAACGACGCCACCCGCCGCCTGACCACGCCCCCGAACCCGGACGCCCCGCAGCTGTGGTACACCCACCCCGGCACGGCCCTGACGCAGCTCCTGCGCGTGGCACCGCAATTCCCCCAGTGGGCAGCGGAGCTGGGGCGCTGA
- a CDS encoding quinate 5-dehydrogenase, with translation MTDPLSGWQPAPAGYKHVVSVSLGSSKRNAREEITLLGQPFILERIGTDADAKKAASLFQALDGRIDAFGLGGADLYVIADGRRYLFGNVQKLVAHAKVTPVLDGSGLKNTLERDAIAQLDPVLGWRARKVLMVSAVDRFGMAEALAQHGADVVYGDIVFGLNLDIPLRSISALRRVAKLVLPVITKLPQDWFYPTGAKQETSVAGKGTRYYAWADVIAGDTHYAKRYAPGDLKGKTILTQTITGADRTWMKERGVARLITTTPRIGSRNFATNVLEAMFVALSGKKAALSEAEYLKYIREVGFRPEINEL, from the coding sequence ATGACCGATCCCCTGAGCGGCTGGCAGCCCGCCCCCGCCGGCTACAAACACGTCGTCAGCGTCAGCCTGGGCAGCTCGAAGCGCAACGCCCGCGAGGAGATCACGCTGCTGGGCCAGCCCTTCATCCTGGAGCGGATCGGCACCGACGCCGACGCGAAGAAGGCGGCCTCTCTCTTCCAGGCGCTGGACGGCCGCATCGACGCCTTCGGGCTGGGCGGCGCCGACCTGTACGTGATCGCCGACGGCCGGCGCTACCTCTTCGGCAACGTGCAGAAGCTGGTCGCCCACGCGAAAGTCACGCCCGTGCTGGACGGCTCCGGCCTGAAAAACACGCTGGAGCGCGACGCCATTGCGCAGCTCGACCCGGTGCTGGGCTGGCGTGCCCGCAAGGTGCTGATGGTCTCGGCGGTCGACCGCTTCGGCATGGCCGAGGCCCTCGCGCAGCACGGCGCGGACGTCGTGTACGGCGACATCGTGTTCGGGCTGAACCTGGACATCCCGCTGCGCTCGATCTCCGCGCTGCGCCGGGTGGCGAAACTGGTGCTGCCGGTGATCACCAAGCTGCCGCAGGACTGGTTCTACCCGACCGGCGCCAAGCAGGAGACCTCCGTGGCCGGCAAGGGCACCAGGTACTACGCCTGGGCCGACGTGATCGCCGGAGACACCCACTACGCCAAGCGCTACGCCCCAGGCGACCTGAAGGGCAAGACCATCCTGACCCAGACCATCACGGGGGCCGACCGAACCTGGATGAAGGAGCGCGGCGTGGCCCGCCTGATCACCACCACGCCCCGCATCGGCAGCCGCAACTTCGCCACCAACGTGCTGGAGGCGATGTTCGTGGCCCTGAGCGGGAAGAAGGCGGCGCTGAGCGAGGCCGAATACCTGAAGTACATCCGCGAGGTGGGCTTCCGCCCGGAGATCAACGAGCTGTAG
- a CDS encoding cytochrome c oxidase assembly protein, producing the protein MSLPGAVNLNPTLADLLALNPQPLPLALMILASAWYGWRFVQARRSPQGRERWPVWRAVLFGLGMVLLLLTTQSRAATLTQSSMALYMGRLMMLAEIVPPLLVLGVPRGVALDARRGLGRVLGVLLDPWLALAVWTAVIVYWNVPAGFNASIVANTAGALLPALYLLSSLLVWAVILRPLSAVQPASIGSRGWFGLLAALPMMSVAAVWLYSPRVLYTPYVNALCLWNLTPLDNQQLSGWIMMLAGLPALALAFIQLFQWLVGLTEGPPPERPA; encoded by the coding sequence ATGAGCCTGCCTGGCGCCGTCAACCTGAACCCCACGCTGGCTGACCTGCTGGCCCTGAACCCCCAGCCGCTGCCCCTGGCGCTGATGATCCTGGCGAGCGCGTGGTACGGCTGGCGCTTCGTGCAGGCCCGCCGCAGCCCGCAGGGCCGGGAGCGCTGGCCGGTCTGGCGGGCCGTGCTGTTCGGCCTGGGCATGGTGCTCCTGCTGCTGACCACCCAGAGCCGTGCCGCCACCCTGACCCAGAGTTCCATGGCGCTGTACATGGGCCGCCTGATGATGCTGGCCGAGATCGTGCCGCCGCTGCTCGTGCTGGGCGTGCCGCGTGGCGTGGCGCTGGACGCGCGGCGTGGACTGGGCCGCGTGCTGGGCGTGCTCCTCGATCCCTGGCTGGCGCTGGCGGTCTGGACGGCGGTGATCGTGTACTGGAACGTGCCCGCCGGCTTCAACGCCAGCATCGTCGCCAACACGGCCGGGGCGCTGCTGCCGGCGCTCTACCTGCTGAGCAGCCTGCTCGTCTGGGCGGTGATCCTGCGGCCCCTGAGCGCCGTGCAACCGGCCTCGATCGGCTCGCGCGGCTGGTTCGGCCTGCTCGCCGCCCTGCCCATGATGAGCGTGGCCGCCGTGTGGCTGTACTCGCCGCGCGTGCTGTACACGCCCTACGTGAACGCCCTGTGCCTGTGGAACCTGACCCCGCTGGACAACCAGCAGCTCTCGGGCTGGATCATGATGCTGGCCGGGCTGCCAGCGCTGGCGCTGGCGTTCATCCAGCTCTTCCAGTGGCTGGTGGGGCTCACCGAGGGCCCCCCCCCGGAACGCCCCGCCTGA